The following proteins are co-located in the Microplitis demolitor isolate Queensland-Clemson2020A chromosome 5, iyMicDemo2.1a, whole genome shotgun sequence genome:
- the LOC103577200 gene encoding aminopeptidase N-like, producing the protein MIKDLIIISAALLCATTAMPFGHGLDDTQTAKFLKEFEESKQYRLPRSTAPRVYMMEFDPDFAGEKFTFKGNSSIIFQVLQATASVTLHRSNKITIDKDFTKLINEKGISQKPLKQEWTGLNEFYEIKFKNKLKPGYYTLKLKWTGDDAGNDWFSPQSGFFRAENELDNGQSQYFVTTQFQPIGARDAFPCWDEPGFKAEFEISIRHYKNYTALSNMPVRNHQPLPDGKIITHFERSVKMSSYLLCMAVVNYGSVKNDKGNISFYGLEANLDSLKIPLEVSEKTIEIMGAYTQIPYALPKLDQLTVPILEATGMENWGLITYSTSAVTFQNTTLIPNDEDYRNMVMLVAHEVAHQWFGNLVSPVWWNDLWLNEAFATYFQHKVIDQMQPEKHEMDFLAVTFINDAFDTESSEIAKPIKWMPRDKIALDDIFSAVTYHKGAAFVYMLEHVLTEEVFQKGIQKYFKEHKFGAVVSDDLVEALQEVYDEKNGDKPLDIKEFVDLWIEQTGTPVLTVARNYETGEVSVTQKNSGEVNPDNKWKIPINYATKSNPDFSSTTPTIWMNENQETITLPSINKDDWIILNVQQRGLYQVDYDNENWYRLAKCLILNHERFHPINRAQLITDSWRQLKTDPSNLDALFNITAYLYQEKNELPWISAANVITELAEIFRNTDAEDVFETYILFLTEVIMVQPNTNYLLRNNLVPLICKFGHFGCKSAAREFLDAFLENPSKNLFPSSDFEWIACYGLRNETVQEMIMSIPELKGQFIKCIHDTEKRDKYMNEMIDPNSDTSIDDVIQVIQGFTDGGRKDVHYILQYFCDHFQAIVKFFENDDDANLQATITRIISSIKTQDQLDKIKAFAVVHKDKLNTIISDPAVSIDSLLEEAKLAVEKAGKFGDELRKRVNRNLARNTWIGMSEQNECT; encoded by the exons atgattaaggatttgataattatatcgGCTGCGTTACTTTGCGCGACCACGGCGATGCCTTTTGGCCATGGACTGGATGATACCCAAAcggcaaaatttttaaaagaatttgaaGAAAGCAAGCAGTATCGTTTGCCTCGTAGCACAGCACCGCGAGTGTATATGATGGAGTTTGATCCCGATTTCGCGGGTGAAAAGTTTACTTTTAAAGGAAATAGTTCGATTATTTTCCAAGTGCTTCAAGCAACGGCTTCTGTGACTCTGCATAGATCTAACAAGATCACAATAGACAAAGATTTTACAAAGCTGATTAACGAAAAAGGAATTTCTCAAAAGCCGCTAAAGCAAGAATGGACTGGgctaaatgaattttatgaaataaagtttaaaaataaattaaaacccgGTTATTATACTTTGAAATTAAAGTGGACGGGCGATGATGCCGGTAATGACTGGTTTTCTCCCCAATCTGGATTTTTCCGGGCCGAAAATGAATTAGACAATGGCCAATCGCA atatttCGTAACGACTCAATTCCAGCCGATAGGCGCTCGTGATGCATTTCCATGTTGGGATGAGCCCGGCTTCAAAGCCGAATTCGAAATATCAATAAGgcattacaaaaattatacagCGCTCTCAAATATGCCAGTTCGTAACCACCAGCCGTTGCCAGACGGTAAAATCATAACTCACTTCGAAAGATCTGTCAAAATGTCCTCCTATCTTCTTTGTATGGCAGTCGTTAATTACGGATCCGTCAAAAATGACAAAGGAAATATCTCTTTCTATGGATTAGAAGCTAACCTAGATTCATTGAAGATCCCACTAGAAGTCAGCGAAAAAACTATTGAAATAATGGGAGCTTACACTCAAATACCATATGCACTACCGAAATTAGATCAACTAACTGTTCCAATACTTGAGGCAACTGGGATGGAAAACTGGGGTCTTATTACTTATAG TACATCTGCTGTAACGTTTCAAAATACAACTTTGATTCCTAATGACGAGGACTACCGAAATATGGTGATGTTAGTTGCACATGAAGTGGCTCACCAATGGTTCGGCAATCTTGTCAGTCCTGTTTGGTGGAATGATCTTTGGTTAAACGAAGCATTCGCAACATACTTTCAACATAAAGTGATCGATCAG ATGCAACCAGAAAAACATGAAATGGATTTCTTAGCAGTAACTTTTATAAACGATGCTTTTGATACTGAATCATCTGAAATAGCCAAACCCATTAAATGGATGCCTCGGGACAAAATAGCTCTTGATGATATATTTAGTGCTGTTACGTACCATAAGGGCGCTGCGTTTGTATATATGCTAGAACATGTTCTTACGGAAGAAGTCTTTCAAAAaggaattcaaaaatattttaaagaaca TAAATTTGGCGCTGTAGTTAGTGATGATCTTGTGGAAGCTCTTCAAGAAGTCTACGATGAAAAAAATGGAGACAAACCGTTAGACATAAAAGAATTTGTGGATCTTTGGATTGAGCAAACAGGAACTCCCGTTTTAACTGTAGCAAGAAACTATGAAACGGGTGAAGTAAGCGTAACGCAAAAAAATTCTGGGGAGGTAAATCCTGACAACAAGTGGAAAATTCCGATAAACTATGCTACTAAATCTAATCCGGATTTCTCGTCTACGACTCCCACTATTTGGATGAATGAGAATCAGGAAACAATAACGTTGCCCAGCATTAATAAAGACGATTGGATTATTCTGAACGTCCAACAGAGAG GACTTTATCAAGTCGATTATGACAACGAAAATTGGTACCGATTAGCAAAATGTCTAATTTTGAATCATGAACGATTTCATCCCATAAATCGTGCCCAACTTATAACAGATTCTTGGAGGCAGTTAAAAACAGATCCATCAAATCTTGATGCGTTATTCAACATCACAGCTTATTTATATCAAGAAAAGAATGAGTTACCATGGATATCTGCAGCTAATGTCATAACTGAATTAGCTGAAATATTTCGCAATACAGATGCAGAAGATGTATTCGAAACATACATTCTTTTTCTGACGGAAGTAATAATGGTACAGCCAAATACCAATTACCTTTTGAGGAACAATTTAGTTCCATTAATCTGCAAATTTGGGCATTTTGGCTGCAAATCAGCTGCCCGCGAGTTTCTTGATGCATTTTTAGAAAATCCTTCTAAGAACTT ATTTCCCTCTTCTGATTTCGAATGGATCGCATGTTACGGCCTCCGAAATGAAACTGTTCAAGAAATGATCATGTCAATCCCAGAATTAAAGGGCCAATTCATCAAATGCATTCATGATACTGAAAAACgcgataaatatatgaacgaAATGATTGATCCCAATTCCGATACGAGTATAGATGATGTTATTCAAGTTATCCAAGGATTTACCGACGGTGGACGTAAAGATGttcattatattttgcaaTACTTTTGCGATCATTTTCAAGCCATCGTAAAATT CTTtgaaaatgatgatgatgcaAATCTTCAGGCTACTATTACCCGAATTATTTCATCCATCAAAACTCAAGACCAGCTCGATAAA aTTAAGGCTTTCGCAGTAGTACATAAGGATAAgttaaatacaattatttctgATCCCGCGGTATCAATTGACAGTCTGTTGGAAGAAGCTAAGCTTGCTGTAGAAAAAGCGGGAAAATTTGGCGATGAACTTCGAAAGCGTGTTAATCGAAATCTTGCTAGAAATACCTGGATTGGAATGTCGGAACAAAATGAGTGTACATGA